A section of the Carya illinoinensis cultivar Pawnee chromosome 12, C.illinoinensisPawnee_v1, whole genome shotgun sequence genome encodes:
- the LOC122289973 gene encoding probable sugar phosphate/phosphate translocator At3g14410 isoform X1, which produces MADRLGTFRREEFITYAYLLLYITLSSGQIFFNKWVLSSKEINFPYPLGLTLLHMVFSSVLCFIVTKVIKIMKVEEGMTTEIYVTSVVPIGAMFAMTLWLGNTAYMYISVSFAQMLKAIMPVAVFILGVAAGLEVMSCRMLFIMSVISFGVLVASYGEIDISWIGVVYQMGGVVGEALRLIFMEILVKRKGLKLNPISVMYYVSPCSALCLFIPWIFLEKPKMEAHGSWNFPILVLTLNCLCTFALNLSVFLVITHTSALTIRVAGVVKDWVVVLLSALLFADTKLTIINLFGYGIAIAGVAAYNNHKLKREASRGSSNDTELSQSILGATPLETSK; this is translated from the exons ATGGCGGATCGGTTGGGGACCTTCCGCAGAGAGGAATTCATAACCTATGCTTACCTTCTCCTCTACATCACCCTCTCCAGCGGCCAAATCTTCTTCAACAAG TGGGTTTTGTCATCTAAGGAAATAAACTTCCCTTATCCTCTTGGATTGACTCTCCTCCACATGGTCTTCTCATCTGTCTTATGTTTTATTGTCACCAAAGTTATCAAG ATTATGAAGGTTGAGGAAGGTATGACTACAGAAAT ATATGTTACTTCTGTTGTGCCAATTGGTGCAATGTTTGCAATGACTCTTTGGCTGGGAAACACTGCATACATGTATATTTCTGTTTCATTTGCACAAATGTTGAAGGCAATTA TGCCAGTGGCTGTATTCATTCTTGGAGTTGCAGCAGGACTTGAGGTAATGAGCTGCAGAATGCTATTTATTATGTCAGTGATAAGTTTTGGTGTTCTTGTGGCTTCTTATGGAGAAATAGATATAAGTTGGATTGGAGTAGTTTATCAAATGGGTGGCGTTGTTGGCGAAGCGTTAAGACTGATTTTCATGGAGATCCTGGTCAAGAGGAAGGGTCTCAAACTGAACCCAATATCTGTTATGTACTATGTTAGTCCCTGCAG TGCTCTCTGCCTATTCATTCCGTGGATCTTTCTGGAGAAACCAAAGATGGAAGCACATGGATCTTGGAACTTTCCAATCCTTGTGCTAACACTCAACTGTCTCTGTACTTTTGCCCTAAACTTATCTGTTTTCCTCGTGATTACACATACAAGTGCTTTAACCATTCGTGTTGCTGGAGTAGTTAAGGATTGGGTGGTCGTCTTATTATCTGCTCTTCTGTTTGCGGATACGAAGCTGACAATAATAAATCTGTTTGGTTATGGCATTG ccATTGCAGGTGTAGCAGCATATAATAATCACAAGTTGAAAAGAGAAGCATCTCGAGGCAGCTCCAATGACACTGAACTTTCTCAATCTATACTTGGGGCCACACCCTTGGAAACCAGCAAGTAG
- the LOC122289973 gene encoding probable sugar phosphate/phosphate translocator At3g14410 isoform X2, translating to MADRLGTFRREEFITYAYLLLYITLSSGQIFFNKWVLSSKEINFPYPLGLTLLHMVFSSVLCFIVTKVIKIMKVEEGMTTEIYVTSVVPIGAMFAMTLWLGNTAYMYISVSFAQMLKAIMPVAVFILGVAAGLEVMSCRMLFIMSVISFGVLVASYGEIDISWIGVVYQMGGVVGEALRLIFMEILVKRKGLKLNPISVMYYVSPCSHCRCSSI from the exons ATGGCGGATCGGTTGGGGACCTTCCGCAGAGAGGAATTCATAACCTATGCTTACCTTCTCCTCTACATCACCCTCTCCAGCGGCCAAATCTTCTTCAACAAG TGGGTTTTGTCATCTAAGGAAATAAACTTCCCTTATCCTCTTGGATTGACTCTCCTCCACATGGTCTTCTCATCTGTCTTATGTTTTATTGTCACCAAAGTTATCAAG ATTATGAAGGTTGAGGAAGGTATGACTACAGAAAT ATATGTTACTTCTGTTGTGCCAATTGGTGCAATGTTTGCAATGACTCTTTGGCTGGGAAACACTGCATACATGTATATTTCTGTTTCATTTGCACAAATGTTGAAGGCAATTA TGCCAGTGGCTGTATTCATTCTTGGAGTTGCAGCAGGACTTGAGGTAATGAGCTGCAGAATGCTATTTATTATGTCAGTGATAAGTTTTGGTGTTCTTGTGGCTTCTTATGGAGAAATAGATATAAGTTGGATTGGAGTAGTTTATCAAATGGGTGGCGTTGTTGGCGAAGCGTTAAGACTGATTTTCATGGAGATCCTGGTCAAGAGGAAGGGTCTCAAACTGAACCCAATATCTGTTATGTACTATGTTAGTCCCTGCAG ccATTGCAGGTGTAGCAGCATATAA